The following are encoded in a window of bacterium SCSIO 12643 genomic DNA:
- the ffh gene encoding signal recognition particle protein translates to MFNRLQERLEKSFQTLKGQGSITEINVAQTMKEIRRALLDADVNYKIAKEFTNTVKEKALGADVLTAISPGQLLTKITHDELANLMGETVEELDLSGNPAVILMAGLQGSGKTTHSGKLANFLKTKKGKTPLLVAADVYRPAAIDQLHVVGEQIGVDVYSNKEEKDPVKIAEAGIAHAKSNGQNVVIVDTAGRLAVDEQMMQEIAAIKNSINPKETLFVVDAMTGQDAVNTAKEFNDRLNFDGVILTKLDGDARGGAALSIRHVVKKPIKFIGTGEKMEALDIFYPERMADRILGMGDVVSLVERVQDQFDEEQARKLQKKIAKNQFNFDDFLQQIQQIQKMGNVKDLMGMLPGMGKAMKNIDIEDDAFKHIEAIIYSMTPKERQQPQIINGSRKKRIAKGSGRDVQEVNQLMKQFNDTKKMMKLMNNKSAMANMMKHLGGMPGMGQ, encoded by the coding sequence ATGTTTAATAGATTACAAGAGAGATTAGAAAAGTCGTTTCAGACCCTAAAAGGTCAGGGGAGTATTACGGAAATTAACGTAGCTCAAACGATGAAGGAGATCCGTAGAGCGTTGCTGGATGCGGATGTGAATTATAAAATCGCGAAAGAGTTTACCAATACGGTAAAAGAAAAAGCTTTAGGTGCGGATGTACTGACGGCAATATCTCCTGGTCAGTTATTGACTAAGATTACCCATGATGAGTTAGCGAACTTGATGGGAGAAACCGTTGAAGAATTGGATTTAAGTGGAAATCCAGCGGTGATCTTGATGGCAGGACTTCAAGGTTCTGGTAAAACCACCCATTCAGGTAAATTGGCAAATTTCTTAAAAACCAAGAAGGGAAAGACTCCGTTATTGGTTGCTGCCGATGTTTACAGACCTGCAGCGATTGATCAGTTGCATGTGGTGGGAGAGCAAATTGGTGTGGATGTATATTCTAACAAAGAAGAAAAAGATCCGGTAAAAATTGCTGAAGCAGGTATTGCCCATGCAAAAAGTAATGGACAAAATGTGGTAATTGTTGATACCGCTGGTCGTTTGGCTGTTGATGAGCAAATGATGCAGGAAATTGCTGCTATTAAAAATAGCATCAATCCGAAAGAAACTTTGTTTGTCGTGGATGCCATGACCGGTCAGGATGCGGTAAATACTGCAAAAGAGTTTAATGATAGATTAAACTTTGATGGGGTAATTCTTACCAAATTAGATGGTGATGCTCGTGGTGGTGCCGCTTTATCGATTCGTCACGTTGTTAAGAAACCAATTAAGTTTATTGGTACCGGTGAGAAAATGGAAGCGTTGGATATTTTCTATCCGGAACGTATGGCCGACCGTATTCTCGGTATGGGGGACGTGGTTTCCTTAGTAGAGCGTGTTCAGGATCAATTTGATGAAGAGCAGGCCCGTAAGCTTCAAAAGAAAATTGCGAAGAACCAGTTTAACTTTGATGATTTTCTACAACAAATTCAACAAATCCAGAAAATGGGTAATGTGAAGGATTTGATGGGAATGTTGCCAGGTATGGGGAAAGCAATGAAGAATATTGACATTGAGGATGATGCTTTTAAACATATTGAAGCAATTATCTATTCAATGACACCTAAAGAAAGACAACAGCCACAGATCATTAATGGTTCACGTAAAAAACGAATCGCAAAAGGAAGTGGAAGAGATGTTCAGGAAGTGAATCAGTTGATGAAACAATTCAACGATACCAAGAAAATGATGAAACTGATGAACAATAAGTCTGCGATGGCCAATATGATGAAACATTTGGGTGGAATGCCAGGAATGGGACAATAA
- a CDS encoding bifunctional 5,10-methylene-tetrahydrofolate dehydrogenase/5,10-methylene-tetrahydrofolate cyclohydrolase (catalyzes the formation of 5,10-methenyltetrahydrofolate from 5,10-methylenetetrahydrofolate and subsequent formation of 10-formyltetrahydrofolate from 5,10-methenyltetrahydrofolate) gives MTLLDGKKTSNEIKEELAIEVAKIKAEGGKVPHLAAILVGDNGASITYVNAKVKACEKVGFGSSLIKMPVETTQEELLAKIEELNNDDVIDGFIVQLPLPDHIDEETVLNAVSPIKDVDGFHPANFGKVALGLPSFIPATPNGILELLKRYNVETSGKHCVVVGRSHIVGLPMSILMGQNNYPGNCTVTLTHSRTKNLAEITKTADILIVALGKPEFVTGDMVKEGVTVIDVGITRVKDETKKSGFRLLGDVHFDSVAPKSEFITPVPGGVGPMTIASLMQNTLKAIDLK, from the coding sequence ATGACTTTATTAGACGGAAAGAAAACTTCTAACGAGATTAAAGAAGAGTTAGCCATTGAGGTAGCTAAGATTAAAGCAGAAGGAGGAAAAGTACCTCATTTAGCAGCAATATTAGTTGGAGATAATGGAGCAAGTATCACTTATGTGAATGCTAAAGTGAAAGCTTGTGAAAAAGTTGGTTTCGGTTCTAGTTTAATTAAAATGCCTGTCGAAACAACTCAAGAAGAATTGTTGGCTAAGATCGAAGAGTTAAACAATGATGATGTGATTGACGGATTTATTGTGCAGTTGCCATTACCGGATCATATCGATGAAGAAACCGTTTTAAATGCTGTTTCTCCTATCAAAGATGTGGATGGATTTCATCCGGCAAACTTTGGTAAAGTAGCTTTAGGGTTGCCTTCATTTATTCCGGCAACACCAAACGGAATTTTAGAATTGTTGAAACGCTACAATGTAGAGACTTCAGGAAAGCATTGCGTGGTTGTTGGAAGAAGTCATATCGTAGGATTACCGATGTCCATTTTAATGGGACAAAACAATTATCCGGGTAACTGTACGGTAACTTTAACGCATTCCAGAACAAAGAATCTGGCAGAGATTACTAAAACTGCAGATATCCTTATTGTCGCGTTAGGTAAGCCTGAGTTTGTAACTGGTGATATGGTAAAAGAAGGCGTAACGGTGATTGATGTAGGTATCACACGGGTGAAAGATGAAACGAAAAAATCAGGTTTCCGTTTATTGGGAGATGTTCATTTCGATTCAGTAGCACCAAAGTCTGAGTTCATCACTCCGGTTCCAGGAGGTGTAGGACCAATGACAATTGCATCATTAATGCAAAACACTTTAAAAGCCATTGACTTGAAGTAA
- a CDS encoding NAD(P)H-dependent oxidoreductase → MKGLIIHGSSRKDGNTSLAIEELRGLWSSDRIDLVDYAIAQYDYEHQYNDDDFIALMRQIVEYDVIVFATPVYWYAMSGVMKTFFDRITDCLKVEKELGRKLRGKKMAAISCGSESGEVFGFFYPFESSADYLGMDYLGHTHTWVSDTELTDEVKEIIAEFKNKLEV, encoded by the coding sequence ATGAAAGGTTTAATAATACATGGTAGTTCAAGAAAAGATGGCAACACGAGTTTAGCGATTGAAGAATTGAGAGGACTTTGGAGCTCTGATAGAATAGATTTAGTAGATTATGCAATTGCCCAATATGATTATGAACATCAATATAACGATGATGACTTTATAGCGTTGATGCGTCAAATCGTAGAATACGATGTGATCGTTTTTGCCACACCGGTATATTGGTACGCCATGAGCGGAGTAATGAAGACCTTTTTTGATCGAATCACAGATTGTTTAAAGGTTGAAAAAGAACTGGGACGGAAACTCAGAGGTAAAAAAATGGCTGCAATATCGTGTGGCTCAGAATCAGGAGAAGTATTTGGGTTCTTTTATCCATTTGAAAGTAGTGCTGATTATTTAGGAATGGATTATTTAGGACATACACATACCTGGGTTTCTGATACGGAGTTGACTGATGAGGTGAAAGAAATTATTGCAGAGTTTAAAAATAAACTTGAAGTTTAA
- a CDS encoding AhpC/TSA family protein, producing the protein MKKWILFVLLFGLGTLKAQQAMYEICPIKNSERIPDVEVLDQNGESVNLKQYIGERPVVVVFYRGGWCPFCMRHLAALQEVHGKIKKMGFELIAVTPDDFIHFDTTIAKSGGIDYKLFSDKNINAINGFGIGWKIDDELYLKYRNEYHMDTEWWTSSIHHVLPVPAVFVIKYGIVQYQHVDPKYSQRLSPDILISFLKAVQEK; encoded by the coding sequence ATGAAAAAGTGGATATTATTCGTTCTATTATTTGGACTTGGGACACTGAAAGCGCAACAAGCCATGTATGAGATTTGTCCGATTAAAAATTCTGAAAGGATTCCGGATGTTGAGGTATTGGATCAAAATGGAGAGTCAGTTAATTTAAAACAATATATTGGAGAGAGGCCAGTGGTGGTGGTTTTCTACCGTGGCGGTTGGTGTCCATTTTGCATGCGTCATTTGGCAGCTTTACAGGAAGTACATGGAAAGATTAAAAAAATGGGATTTGAACTCATAGCCGTCACACCAGATGATTTTATTCACTTTGATACGACCATTGCAAAAAGTGGAGGTATTGATTACAAATTGTTTTCTGATAAGAATATAAATGCTATTAACGGATTTGGAATTGGATGGAAGATTGATGATGAATTATATCTGAAATATAGAAATGAATATCATATGGATACCGAATGGTGGACCAGTTCAATTCATCACGTATTACCGGTACCTGCAGTATTTGTGATCAAATATGGTATTGTTCAATATCAGCATGTAGATCCGAAGTATTCACAAAGATTGTCACCAGATATCCTAATTAGTTTCTTAAAGGCCGTACAGGAGAAGTAA
- a CDS encoding DKNYY domain-containing protein, producing the protein MICLFTYACEGYEVKNGQVYYKDWNEAHGTRENIISKADAQTFEILGNEAYARDKNYVFYHGQIIHGADPESFEPLEGLFAIDKERAYYSGDSIEGASSRDFKVLESGYSADYKDIYLQRKPLHVCSVEGFKFIEATDDKRFFTRWSTDGCHYFYLEYKVPSDDYEKIKIYPKGEGFSTDGTYIYFCGRNIMFNKEGERILDTVDLATFEVDGIDCRDKFGCINVFHGREFCE; encoded by the coding sequence ATGATTTGTCTTTTCACTTATGCTTGTGAAGGGTATGAAGTTAAAAATGGACAGGTATATTATAAAGATTGGAATGAGGCGCATGGAACACGAGAAAATATAATTTCGAAAGCAGATGCGCAGACTTTTGAAATACTGGGAAATGAAGCCTATGCGCGAGATAAGAATTATGTGTTTTACCATGGGCAAATTATTCATGGAGCCGATCCGGAATCGTTTGAACCTTTAGAAGGGCTATTTGCCATAGATAAAGAACGCGCGTATTATTCAGGAGATTCGATAGAAGGAGCAAGTAGCCGGGATTTTAAAGTTTTAGAAAGTGGATATTCTGCCGACTATAAAGACATATACCTGCAAAGAAAACCATTGCACGTATGTTCTGTAGAAGGTTTTAAATTCATTGAAGCCACAGATGATAAGAGGTTTTTCACCAGATGGTCTACTGATGGATGTCATTACTTTTATTTAGAATATAAAGTACCTTCGGACGATTATGAAAAGATAAAAATTTATCCAAAAGGAGAAGGGTTTTCAACTGATGGTACGTATATCTACTTCTGTGGAAGAAATATAATGTTTAACAAAGAAGGAGAACGAATACTAGATACGGTGGATCTCGCTACTTTTGAAGTGGATGGTATTGATTGTAGAGATAAGTTTGGATGTATCAATGTTTTCCATGGAAGAGAATTCTGCGAATAA
- a CDS encoding VOC family protein — MNLNQITIPSVDVNRAVDFYQKLGLDLIVKSNDHYARFVCPNGSSTFSIHEVSELKEGEGIYVYFECENLDEKVRELKAKGVEFEEDPTDRSWLWREARLKDLDGNQLILYFAGENRLNPPWRLKNTEIKG; from the coding sequence ATGAATTTAAATCAAATCACTATACCATCTGTTGATGTAAATCGGGCAGTAGATTTTTATCAAAAACTAGGATTAGATTTAATAGTAAAATCTAATGATCATTATGCCAGATTTGTATGTCCTAATGGGAGTAGTACTTTTTCCATTCATGAAGTTTCTGAACTGAAAGAGGGAGAAGGAATTTACGTGTATTTCGAATGCGAAAATTTGGATGAAAAAGTTCGGGAGTTAAAAGCAAAAGGTGTTGAATTTGAGGAAGACCCTACCGATAGAAGTTGGCTTTGGAGAGAAGCCAGACTTAAAGATTTGGATGGGAATCAACTGATTTTATATTTTGCTGGAGAGAATAGATTAAATCCACCCTGGAGATTAAAAAATACTGAAATAAAAGGATGA
- a CDS encoding response regulator transcription factor, protein MKILLIEDEASVSSFIKRGLEEEGHIVTQAFDGVTGVKLADDSELDLIILDVIMPGMNGIEVCNILKNEKEIPTPIIMLTALGTTDDIVTGLDIGADDYLTKPFKFKELLARINALTRRRKKSEKKENEYLQVQDLTMNLGSKEVYRNGIQIELTAREFKLLEYLLKNKNRVVSRTSILENVWEVDFDLGTNVIDVYINYLRKKIEQGFDSKIIKTVIGMGYIIKD, encoded by the coding sequence ATGAAGATTTTACTGATCGAAGATGAAGCCAGTGTATCATCTTTTATAAAAAGAGGGCTTGAGGAAGAAGGGCATATTGTAACTCAGGCATTTGATGGTGTTACCGGAGTTAAACTGGCAGATGATTCGGAATTAGATTTAATTATTCTTGACGTTATCATGCCTGGAATGAATGGTATTGAAGTCTGTAATATCCTAAAAAATGAAAAGGAAATTCCAACACCGATCATTATGTTAACAGCTTTGGGAACAACGGACGACATAGTAACCGGGTTAGATATAGGAGCAGATGATTACTTAACCAAACCGTTCAAATTCAAAGAATTATTAGCCCGGATAAATGCACTAACCAGAAGACGAAAAAAATCAGAAAAAAAGGAAAACGAATATTTACAGGTTCAGGATTTGACTATGAATCTAGGCTCAAAAGAAGTATATCGAAATGGAATTCAAATTGAATTGACCGCCAGAGAATTTAAGCTATTAGAATACCTCCTTAAAAATAAGAATAGGGTGGTTTCACGAACCAGTATTCTGGAAAATGTATGGGAAGTAGATTTTGATTTGGGAACTAATGTGATTGATGTATACATCAATTACCTTCGGAAAAAAATCGAACAGGGTTTTGATTCCAAAATCATTAAAACGGTAATTGGAATGGGGTATATCATTAAGGATTAG
- a CDS encoding HAMP domain-containing histidine kinase: MRISTKLSITFSIIASVIFVVFGILLYWFSSDHRKNDFLKRLRERVEITEKIFLEKDSFSDEEFEKINDQFLHTLPQETEEVVPIVHGRKPQFKYDYPKEVVISLIRNGNIEFEWDGNQGVSKLFHVKGKDYLIIVTAKDEVGLDYLKYLRNIVVLLVLLGIPIIFALGFEVTKRALKPISLKIQNANKISASSLHLRLSVWNENDELGELAISFNKLLDRLESAFEAQKSFINNASHELRNPLTAILGEAELAVSKSRTNEEYVASLKAILNEAEILNSTVNNLLQLSKISVQDIGLTYKEVEFETFLGSVRDSYEFINPEHQLKLDIEEVKDNKILCNQNLLKTALINIWDNACKFSSNKPVEINAQLDNGCIILKVVDQGVGIEAEDLDKIATPFYRGKNVINVKGSGVGLSLSAKIIELHKGKLSIDSLLNEGTTVTISMPVI; this comes from the coding sequence ATGCGGATCAGTACCAAATTATCCATTACATTTTCGATCATTGCAAGTGTCATTTTTGTGGTGTTTGGGATTCTATTATATTGGTTTTCATCTGATCATAGAAAAAATGATTTTCTGAAACGATTGAGAGAACGTGTGGAGATCACGGAGAAAATCTTTTTAGAAAAAGACTCCTTTTCTGATGAAGAGTTTGAAAAAATTAATGATCAGTTTTTACATACTTTACCACAAGAGACTGAAGAAGTGGTACCTATTGTTCATGGCCGGAAGCCTCAATTTAAATATGATTATCCCAAGGAAGTGGTCATCAGCTTAATCCGCAATGGGAATATAGAATTTGAGTGGGATGGAAATCAGGGCGTCAGTAAGCTATTTCATGTAAAAGGAAAGGATTATCTCATTATTGTAACAGCAAAAGATGAGGTAGGATTAGATTATTTGAAATACCTGCGAAACATTGTGGTATTGTTGGTCCTATTAGGGATTCCCATCATTTTTGCTTTAGGGTTTGAAGTGACAAAACGTGCTTTAAAACCCATTTCATTGAAAATTCAGAACGCGAATAAGATTAGTGCTTCGAGTTTACATTTAAGACTCAGTGTTTGGAATGAAAATGATGAACTTGGAGAATTGGCGATTTCCTTTAATAAGCTTTTGGATAGATTAGAATCTGCGTTTGAGGCGCAAAAGTCTTTTATCAATAATGCGTCTCATGAGCTAAGAAATCCGTTAACTGCCATTTTAGGAGAAGCAGAGTTGGCGGTAAGTAAATCCAGAACCAATGAAGAATATGTAGCGTCTCTCAAAGCAATACTAAACGAAGCAGAAATTTTGAATTCTACGGTGAATAATCTACTTCAACTATCAAAGATATCGGTTCAGGACATTGGGCTAACCTATAAGGAAGTAGAATTTGAAACATTCCTGGGTTCTGTGCGTGATAGTTATGAGTTCATCAATCCAGAACATCAGTTAAAATTAGATATAGAAGAAGTTAAAGACAATAAGATTCTATGTAATCAAAACCTGCTCAAGACTGCATTGATCAATATTTGGGACAATGCATGTAAATTTTCTTCCAATAAACCGGTTGAGATAAATGCTCAGTTAGATAACGGATGTATCATCTTAAAAGTGGTTGATCAGGGAGTAGGAATTGAAGCTGAAGATTTAGATAAAATTGCAACCCCATTTTATCGAGGTAAGAATGTAATCAATGTAAAAGGATCAGGAGTGGGCTTGTCATTAAGTGCAAAAATCATTGAATTACATAAAGGGAAGTTATCAATAGATTCCCTTTTAAATGAGGGTACAACTGTTACCATTTCTATGCCTGTAATCTGA
- a CDS encoding SulP family inorganic anion transporter: protein MEQTSIQNSGLFAHIKQDLPSSIVVFFVALPLCLGIALASGAPLFSGLIAGIVGGIVVAAISNSSLGVSGPAAGLAVIVLTSIKSLGGFDDFLVAVIIAGAIQIVLGLLRGGVIGYYFPSSVIKGMLASIGIIIFLKQIPHAFGYDADYEGDMAFQQADGENTFSELINMLDYITPGAVIISVISLTILLVWDNYLSKKHNIFKLVQGSLVAVVSGIVYQVLATKYFPEYAVLKDHLVEVPVSKDLSSFLGQFTLPDFARAFDSDIWVVAFTIAVVASLETLLSVEATDKLDPKKRTTNTNRELLAQGTGNMISGLIGGLPITQVIVRSSANVQSGGQTKLSAIMHGFFLLICVAFIPDILNMIPLASLACVLFIVGYKLAKPSLFKRMYELGWSQFLPFIVTILGVVFTDLLRGIAMGVVVAVIVLLRNSLKNSHFLHPKTTDNGEHKVKMTLAEEVSFLNKGTILKELNSLPKGTHLVIDMSHSVSIDYDVLEIIDNYKSTAKNKGVTVDLINRGDEPTADY, encoded by the coding sequence ATGGAACAGACATCTATTCAAAATTCAGGATTATTTGCGCATATTAAACAAGACTTACCATCCAGTATTGTAGTCTTTTTCGTTGCTTTACCACTATGTTTGGGTATCGCATTAGCGAGTGGGGCCCCACTATTCTCAGGGTTAATTGCGGGTATTGTTGGAGGTATTGTAGTTGCAGCAATTAGTAATTCTTCACTAGGAGTTAGTGGACCGGCAGCAGGTCTTGCTGTAATCGTATTAACATCAATCAAATCTTTAGGTGGTTTTGACGATTTCTTGGTAGCTGTGATTATCGCTGGAGCAATTCAAATTGTTCTTGGATTATTGAGAGGTGGAGTTATAGGTTACTATTTCCCGTCTTCCGTAATTAAGGGGATGTTGGCGAGTATTGGGATAATCATTTTCCTAAAGCAAATTCCACATGCATTTGGGTATGATGCGGACTATGAAGGTGATATGGCTTTCCAACAAGCTGATGGAGAAAATACTTTTTCGGAGTTAATCAATATGTTGGACTATATAACTCCTGGAGCAGTAATTATTAGTGTGATATCTTTAACGATTCTGTTAGTTTGGGACAATTATTTATCTAAGAAGCATAACATTTTTAAGTTAGTCCAGGGTTCCTTAGTAGCCGTAGTTTCAGGTATTGTATATCAAGTTTTGGCTACAAAGTATTTTCCTGAATATGCAGTCTTAAAAGATCATTTAGTAGAAGTTCCTGTATCAAAAGACTTATCTAGTTTCTTAGGACAGTTTACATTACCTGATTTTGCCAGAGCTTTTGATAGTGATATATGGGTTGTTGCATTTACAATAGCAGTTGTAGCAAGTTTAGAGACACTTTTAAGTGTGGAAGCTACTGATAAATTAGACCCAAAGAAAAGAACAACAAATACCAATAGAGAGCTATTGGCTCAGGGAACAGGAAATATGATTTCGGGTTTAATCGGAGGTCTTCCAATTACACAGGTAATTGTTAGAAGTTCGGCTAATGTTCAGTCTGGAGGGCAAACAAAATTATCTGCAATCATGCATGGATTCTTCTTATTGATTTGTGTGGCATTTATACCAGACATTTTAAATATGATTCCATTAGCATCTCTGGCATGTGTACTTTTCATTGTAGGGTATAAGTTAGCGAAACCAAGTCTGTTCAAAAGAATGTATGAATTAGGTTGGAGCCAGTTTTTACCATTTATTGTGACCATTTTAGGTGTTGTATTTACAGACTTATTAAGAGGAATTGCTATGGGAGTAGTAGTAGCAGTAATTGTTTTGTTAAGAAACAGTCTTAAAAACTCTCACTTCTTACATCCTAAAACAACAGACAATGGAGAGCATAAAGTAAAAATGACTTTAGCGGAAGAAGTATCATTCTTAAATAAAGGCACAATCCTAAAAGAATTAAATAGTCTGCCTAAAGGAACTCATTTAGTTATTGATATGAGCCATTCTGTAAGTATTGATTATGATGTGTTAGAGATTATCGATAATTACAAGAGTACCGCTAAAAATAAAGGAGTAACTGTGGATCTGATCAATAGAGGAGACGAGCCAACAGCCGACTATTAA
- a CDS encoding universal stress protein → MKKENQYKSYDYMVLMDFSEASYIALKYAISMAKVQNACIHIFHVIDQDEKIADENLDSLTQIIEKERKSVTILQSSICEMIHTEGIETKSLVEFGDLIWMIKDQTQKINPDLVFVGKKEGKNKNDSRLIKYLLDDYKGSILIVQKDQQFKESSQIVLGCSKRTLRSCNIDFALELGKLTRKALHAFHIQKSNFYSKSEGLSDEWKQLEKNNPEIKCTYHKGAQIIDGMITFMQQNKSDLVCLGRGKRRESLWSKVFDSSGYLDQLVDRINIPILVLETNPEM, encoded by the coding sequence TTGAAAAAAGAGAATCAATATAAATCATACGATTATATGGTGCTTATGGATTTTTCTGAAGCATCATATATCGCTTTGAAGTATGCGATTTCAATGGCAAAGGTGCAAAATGCATGTATCCATATATTTCATGTGATTGATCAGGATGAGAAAATCGCAGATGAGAATCTGGATTCTTTGACACAGATTATCGAAAAAGAACGGAAGTCAGTCACTATTTTGCAATCTTCCATATGTGAGATGATTCATACTGAGGGGATTGAGACGAAATCTTTAGTAGAGTTTGGTGACCTTATATGGATGATTAAAGATCAAACACAGAAGATTAATCCAGATCTTGTTTTCGTAGGTAAAAAAGAAGGAAAAAATAAAAATGATAGTCGTTTAATTAAATATCTGCTAGACGATTACAAAGGTTCCATTTTGATTGTTCAAAAAGATCAACAATTTAAAGAGTCGTCACAAATTGTTTTAGGGTGTAGTAAGCGAACACTTAGATCTTGTAACATTGATTTTGCTTTGGAGTTGGGAAAGCTTACCCGCAAAGCTTTGCATGCATTTCATATACAGAAAAGCAATTTTTATTCTAAATCGGAAGGTTTATCTGATGAGTGGAAACAGCTTGAGAAAAATAACCCCGAGATAAAATGTACCTATCATAAAGGGGCGCAAATCATAGATGGAATGATCACTTTTATGCAACAAAATAAAAGTGATTTGGTATGCTTAGGGAGAGGTAAAAGAAGAGAATCTCTATGGAGTAAGGTCTTTGACTCTTCAGGTTATTTGGATCAATTAGTGGATCGGATCAATATTCCAATATTAGTTTTAGAAACTAACCCTGAAATGTAA
- a CDS encoding Rrf2 family transcriptional regulator, translated as MLSRKTKYGLKALTYIARHQENAPVQISVIAESENISHKYLESILLSLKKMGYVGSKKGKGGGYYLLKSPAEIGMTDLIRNLEGPIAMLPCVSLNYYEKCDDCPDEDACSVHLLMIQVRDSTLKVLGNNTLADII; from the coding sequence ATGCTTTCTCGAAAAACTAAATATGGATTAAAAGCACTGACCTACATTGCCCGACACCAGGAAAATGCTCCTGTGCAGATTTCTGTCATTGCTGAAAGTGAAAATATTTCGCATAAGTATTTAGAGAGTATTTTGTTGTCGCTTAAGAAAATGGGGTATGTAGGGTCCAAGAAGGGTAAAGGGGGAGGATACTACCTCCTAAAATCACCCGCTGAGATTGGTATGACTGATTTAATTCGAAATTTGGAAGGCCCAATTGCCATGTTACCATGTGTAAGTTTAAATTACTATGAAAAATGTGATGATTGCCCGGATGAAGATGCGTGTTCTGTGCATTTACTGATGATTCAGGTTAGAGATAGTACCTTAAAAGTCCTTGGAAATAATACCCTGGCAGACATTATTTAA
- a CDS encoding DUF2061 domain-containing protein, translated as MGIIQLKGEQRNYQSDSTSEKPIRSVVKSISWRVVGTVDTVLISWLITGTLTLAFSIGAVELVTKMLLYFFHERVWASIKWGKSNGY; from the coding sequence ATGGGCATAATTCAATTGAAAGGTGAACAGCGTAATTATCAATCCGATAGCACATCTGAAAAACCAATCCGAAGTGTAGTAAAATCAATAAGTTGGCGTGTAGTAGGTACAGTGGATACAGTATTGATCTCCTGGTTGATTACGGGCACACTTACATTGGCATTTTCCATCGGTGCAGTGGAGTTGGTGACGAAGATGTTGTTGTATTTCTTTCATGAAAGAGTTTGGGCATCTATAAAATGGGGGAAGTCAAATGGATATTAA
- a CDS encoding phosphoadenosine phosphosulfate reductase family protein, translating into MDINEVNKELNQKSPTEIIQWALGLNKKSVVTTNFRPYEGAILHAVSRVKNDIDVIWCDTGYNTSYTYKHADELIRTLNLNVHMYVPQQTEAYRKALMGIPEVDSEEHKVFTDQVKLEPFRRAMAVHQPEVWFTNLRKNQTAFRNSIDVVSLSADGVIKVSPFYNYSDEELDAYLEAHNIPNETRYYDPTKVLENRECGLHA; encoded by the coding sequence ATGGATATTAATGAGGTTAACAAAGAATTAAATCAGAAATCTCCGACTGAGATTATACAGTGGGCTCTGGGTTTAAACAAAAAGTCTGTGGTGACAACAAATTTTAGACCTTACGAAGGCGCTATTTTGCATGCGGTTAGTAGAGTCAAAAATGATATCGATGTGATTTGGTGTGATACAGGTTATAATACTTCTTATACTTACAAACATGCAGATGAACTAATTAGAACCTTAAACTTAAATGTTCATATGTATGTCCCGCAACAAACTGAGGCTTATAGAAAAGCCTTGATGGGAATTCCGGAGGTGGATAGTGAAGAACATAAGGTATTTACAGACCAGGTGAAGTTAGAACCTTTTAGAAGAGCAATGGCCGTCCACCAACCTGAAGTTTGGTTTACCAATCTAAGAAAAAATCAAACTGCATTTAGAAATAGTATTGATGTGGTTTCTTTAAGTGCTGATGGAGTGATTAAAGTAAGCCCGTTTTACAATTATTCTGACGAAGAATTAGATGCGTATTTGGAAGCACATAATATTCCAAATGAAACAAGATATTACGATCCAACCAAAGTTTTGGAAAATAGAGAATGCGGGTTACACGCTTAA